One Peribacillus simplex NBRC 15720 = DSM 1321 genomic region harbors:
- a CDS encoding transglycosylase domain-containing protein, which translates to MRGLVKLGLIIILAIVVLGAGSLLYFRQGADISHLENILQQPTGIYDLDGNLASTITANKSEGVAIDEIPEHMKQAVVSIEDHRFYEHHGIDYQGILRALVKNAKAGSVVEGGSTLTQQLVKITMLESDRTLKRKIGEFFLAQEVENQYTKDEILEMYLNQVYFGHGAWGIKKAANIYFSKEVSELTVAEGALLAGVINLPSKLDPYKNLDGAVKRRDLVLSRMAEHGYLTKDEEAAAKKDSVTLLMGEKETDPLRGKYPYYVDHVLSEASSKYGIKLEELLSKGYKIYTTLDQSMQQTTEAVYENDANFPVGTSTEELVQSGSVLLDPETGGIKALVGGRGMHQFMGYNRATQLTRSPGSSIKPLVVYTPAVEEGYDITAPLKDEKMSFGEYEPTNLSGEYKGEVPMYEAVMNSLNVPTVWLLNEIGIDKGLDSLKRFGIPYDKDDRNLSIALGGMKKGVSPLQMAGAFSAFANEGERMETHAIVRIENADGKEVAAWKEKSTKVTSVGAVDKMNAMLLGTVEYGTAKNAAVSGYEIAGKTGSTQVPIEGISGVKDQWFIGYSPTLVGAVWAGYDKTDEKHYLTTHSSQGSALIFQKIMSQAIQNQAAQSFKAQDIGPLIAEQQTHIAEQQEKEEEEKKRQYWIDKGNEIREGLNKWRDWELPW; encoded by the coding sequence ATGAGAGGGTTAGTGAAATTAGGTCTAATTATAATATTGGCGATTGTGGTTTTAGGCGCCGGTTCACTATTGTATTTCAGGCAGGGAGCAGATATAAGCCATCTTGAAAATATTCTTCAGCAACCGACAGGAATATATGATCTGGATGGGAATCTTGCAAGTACGATCACGGCAAATAAATCCGAAGGTGTTGCGATAGATGAAATACCGGAACATATGAAACAAGCGGTGGTTTCCATTGAGGATCACCGTTTTTATGAACATCACGGCATAGATTATCAAGGGATTTTGCGGGCTTTGGTTAAAAATGCGAAGGCAGGAAGTGTTGTTGAAGGCGGGAGCACGCTCACCCAGCAGCTTGTGAAAATCACGATGCTTGAATCAGATCGAACACTTAAGAGGAAGATAGGAGAGTTTTTTCTAGCCCAGGAAGTTGAAAATCAATATACAAAAGATGAAATTCTGGAAATGTATTTGAATCAAGTTTATTTTGGCCATGGGGCATGGGGAATCAAAAAGGCTGCAAATATATATTTTTCCAAAGAGGTCTCTGAATTGACCGTTGCCGAGGGGGCTTTGCTGGCGGGTGTCATTAACTTGCCATCCAAACTTGACCCATACAAGAATTTAGACGGGGCAGTCAAGCGGCGTGATTTGGTTCTTTCGAGAATGGCGGAACATGGTTATTTGACGAAAGATGAAGAAGCAGCTGCAAAAAAAGATTCGGTGACACTTCTTATGGGGGAGAAGGAAACCGATCCATTAAGAGGTAAGTATCCTTATTATGTCGATCATGTTTTATCGGAAGCATCGAGTAAATATGGAATTAAGCTTGAGGAGCTGCTTTCAAAGGGGTATAAAATTTACACGACTTTGGACCAATCCATGCAGCAGACTACAGAAGCTGTGTATGAGAATGATGCCAATTTTCCAGTTGGAACAAGTACAGAAGAACTGGTTCAAAGCGGGTCTGTCCTCCTTGATCCTGAAACGGGCGGCATAAAGGCACTTGTCGGTGGGAGAGGGATGCATCAATTCATGGGTTATAACCGGGCGACCCAGCTGACACGGTCTCCTGGTTCATCCATTAAACCGCTTGTCGTTTACACGCCAGCGGTTGAAGAGGGATATGATATTACTGCCCCTTTAAAGGATGAAAAAATGAGCTTCGGTGAATATGAGCCAACAAACCTGAGTGGTGAATATAAAGGAGAAGTGCCTATGTATGAAGCGGTGATGAATTCCTTGAATGTACCAACGGTTTGGCTATTGAATGAGATTGGAATCGATAAGGGGCTTGATTCACTTAAGCGGTTTGGGATTCCATATGACAAGGATGATCGAAACCTGTCGATAGCTTTAGGAGGAATGAAAAAAGGTGTGTCCCCGCTGCAGATGGCAGGAGCCTTTTCAGCTTTCGCCAACGAAGGGGAACGGATGGAAACCCATGCCATTGTAAGAATAGAAAATGCCGATGGAAAAGAGGTAGCCGCCTGGAAAGAGAAAAGCACCAAAGTGACCTCTGTAGGCGCCGTCGACAAAATGAATGCCATGCTGCTTGGAACAGTGGAATATGGTACAGCGAAAAACGCGGCTGTTTCCGGTTATGAAATAGCAGGTAAAACAGGTTCCACACAAGTTCCCATCGAAGGAATATCAGGGGTTAAAGATCAATGGTTCATCGGTTATTCACCTACGCTGGTCGGTGCTGTATGGGCTGGATATGATAAGACGGATGAAAAACATTATCTAACGACACACAGCAGTCAGGGAAGTGCACTCATCTTTCAAAAAATAATGTCGCAAGCTATACAGAATCAAGCCGCTCAATCTTTTAAAGCTCAAGATATTGGTCCGCTTATAGCTGAACAACAGACACATATAGCTGAGCAACAGGAAAAGGAAGAAGAGGAAAAAAAGAGACAATATTGGATTGATAAAGGAAATGAAATACGGGAAGGTTTGAATAAATGGAGGGACTGGGAGCTTCCGTGGTGA
- a CDS encoding universal stress protein yields the protein MKDLKHIVVAFDGNEESKRAVEYGATLKKAFPKAELTIVHVLNDKVEQRIMGNTSAPGFVPAAGFYVDPVQTHPVVEVDHQGHQIVNDTPSAVENSIQNAENNTLRLLSECQVKGKFEILEGYAPDSVCDFAARTSADLIVVGNSAKNGLEKFFLGSTSSSIAKNAPCSVFIAK from the coding sequence ATGAAAGACTTAAAACATATTGTCGTCGCTTTTGATGGAAATGAAGAGAGTAAACGGGCCGTGGAATATGGAGCAACATTGAAAAAAGCCTTTCCAAAAGCCGAGTTGACCATAGTTCATGTCCTAAATGATAAGGTTGAACAGCGTATCATGGGAAACACCTCGGCTCCGGGGTTCGTACCTGCTGCCGGATTTTATGTGGATCCAGTCCAGACACATCCCGTTGTTGAAGTTGATCATCAAGGACATCAAATTGTAAATGACACCCCTTCCGCCGTCGAGAATAGTATTCAGAACGCAGAAAATAATACTTTGAGATTGTTAAGTGAATGTCAAGTCAAGGGAAAATTCGAAATATTGGAAGGATATGCGCCAGATAGCGTATGTGACTTTGCAGCAAGAACTTCAGCTGACCTTATCGTTGTCGGCAATAGTGCTAAAAACGGTTTGGAAAAATTCTTCCTTGGCAGTACAAGTAGTTCCATTGCGAAAAACGCACCCTGTTCGGTATTCATTGCAAAATGA
- a CDS encoding cation diffusion facilitator family transporter translates to MDKHSISAEKGAYISIAAYIFLSALKLSFGYFGDSKGLWADGLNNTTDIIASIAVLIGLKISKRPPDDNHSYGHLRAETVASLVAAFIMISVGLQVVFSAIESFFHQASTTTVPSMLTGYVALFSAIFMYGIYRYNLSLSKKINSSSIYAVAQDNRSDSLVSVGAFIGIIGTKMGIPWLDAIAAAVVGVIICKTAWDIFRDASISLTDGFDEQLLQKIGQTIILTEGVKDMSEIKARMHGSEILLETTVHVNPLLTVIQGHDITVKIEENLLKDYNIQHVIVHIEPYAFHKKGNRH, encoded by the coding sequence ATGGATAAACATTCGATTTCAGCTGAAAAAGGCGCTTACATAAGCATTGCTGCTTACATATTCTTGTCTGCTCTTAAATTGTCATTTGGTTATTTCGGTGATTCTAAAGGGCTTTGGGCTGATGGTTTAAATAATACAACCGACATCATCGCTTCCATAGCTGTATTGATTGGTTTAAAAATTTCAAAGAGACCTCCTGATGATAATCATTCATATGGCCATTTACGAGCGGAAACCGTAGCCTCGTTGGTAGCTGCCTTCATCATGATCTCCGTGGGCCTTCAGGTTGTGTTCAGTGCCATTGAATCCTTCTTTCACCAAGCTTCAACAACAACCGTTCCCAGTATGCTGACCGGTTATGTTGCTCTATTCTCTGCAATCTTCATGTACGGAATCTACCGATATAACTTATCCTTAAGTAAAAAGATCAACAGCTCTTCCATCTATGCCGTTGCACAGGATAATCGTTCCGATTCCCTTGTCAGTGTTGGTGCTTTCATTGGAATCATCGGTACTAAGATGGGAATCCCTTGGCTGGATGCAATAGCTGCAGCAGTCGTGGGGGTCATCATATGTAAAACGGCCTGGGATATCTTTCGTGATGCCTCCATCTCTTTAACCGATGGTTTCGACGAGCAGCTCCTGCAAAAGATCGGACAAACCATTATATTGACAGAAGGTGTTAAAGATATGAGTGAAATTAAAGCCCGGATGCACGGAAGTGAAATCTTGCTCGAAACCACCGTTCATGTTAACCCTCTTTTGACCGTCATTCAAGGTCATGATATTACGGTTAAAATCGAAGAAAATCTTTTGAAGGATTATAATATCCAGCATGTGATTGTTCACATCGAACCATATGCATTTCATAAAAAAGGTAACCGTCATTAA
- a CDS encoding histidine kinase N-terminal domain-containing protein, producing MVSNREMTIHFLSSQKSSIISKWKDELLHLPDGYLGYFKGEVENIFNLLMDQLGKSDTEIDDVLKVVGEKIASDRVNKQLDMENFFSTATIGRSITIEHVLNSEAPKEEISDLIKQINVYFDKLIHFALSHYTELKTMELEERYQFISPNHKDRLTLLGQMTSSFVHEFRNPLTSIMGFIQLLQAEQPEIKYLDIISKELDQLNYRITQFLNISKKETSASPPDLFSIAQLVNEVIEFLYPSILEVNASITCNIADDAVISGSKEEFRQVLLNIILNALDVVAGMPSPSIYISGSESPPGILTLNISNNGPKIPDDVLPNIFEPFITTKKRGTGLGLFVCKEIVLKHQGTLSCHSTDFLTTFSIQLKTK from the coding sequence ATGGTATCTAATCGAGAAATGACCATTCACTTTTTATCTTCTCAAAAAAGCAGTATCATTTCCAAATGGAAAGATGAGTTGCTGCATTTACCGGACGGATATCTGGGGTATTTTAAAGGAGAAGTAGAAAATATTTTTAATCTGCTAATGGATCAGCTTGGAAAATCGGATACTGAAATAGACGATGTACTGAAGGTCGTAGGGGAAAAAATTGCGTCTGATCGAGTTAATAAGCAATTGGATATGGAAAATTTCTTTTCCACTGCAACCATCGGGAGATCCATCACCATAGAGCACGTTTTGAATTCCGAAGCACCCAAAGAAGAAATATCGGATCTAATTAAGCAAATAAACGTTTACTTCGATAAACTCATTCATTTTGCATTATCCCATTATACCGAATTGAAAACGATGGAACTTGAAGAACGCTATCAATTCATAAGCCCAAACCATAAAGACCGTTTGACGCTCCTTGGCCAAATGACCTCAAGCTTTGTCCATGAATTCAGAAATCCACTGACTTCCATCATGGGATTCATACAATTGTTACAGGCAGAACAACCTGAGATAAAATACCTTGATATCATTTCAAAGGAATTGGATCAGCTCAATTACCGGATTACACAATTTCTTAATATTTCCAAAAAGGAAACTTCAGCATCACCACCTGATCTATTTTCCATTGCTCAACTTGTGAATGAAGTGATTGAATTTTTATATCCCAGCATTTTGGAAGTAAATGCTTCCATTACATGTAACATTGCCGATGATGCCGTCATTTCCGGTTCTAAAGAAGAATTCCGGCAAGTTTTACTTAATATTATTTTAAATGCTCTTGATGTGGTTGCAGGGATGCCTTCCCCATCCATTTACATTTCAGGCTCTGAATCACCGCCCGGCATTCTAACCTTAAATATATCGAACAATGGGCCGAAGATACCTGACGACGTCCTGCCGAATATTTTTGAACCATTCATCACCACAAAAAAAAGAGGCACGGGATTGGGATTATTCGTCTGTAAAGAAATCGTTTTGAAGCATCAAGGAACCTTATCCTGTCACTCTACCGATTTCCTAACGACCTTTTCCATACAATTGAAAACTAAATAA
- a CDS encoding hemolysin family protein — MDILSFLFVIILIALTAFFVASEFSIIRVRSSRIDQLIEEGNKKAIAAKKVTSDLDEYLSATQLGITVTALGLGWLGQPTILKLVGPLFNALNIPQEVTSILTFVISFSLITFLNVVVGELAPKTVAIQKAEQVALAIAGPLIFFHKIAFPFIWALNHSSRFVVGLFGFKPASESEIAHTEEELRFILSDSYKSGEINQSEFKYVNNIFEFDDRIAKEIMVPRTEIMTISKDETVQEFVDVAKLEKYTRYPVVEGDKDHVIGLVNLKEVFSDLIKDREIHIKAIENYARPIIRVMENIPIHDLLLKMQKERIHMAILMDEYGGTSGLVTVEDILEEIVGEIRDEFDIDEVASIRKIKDGHYILDSKLLVKEVNDLLGIHLEEDDVDTIGGWVLTENYDVNVGDIMEKDGFCFKVIEMEDHAIRSIEVTQKVVQLSLEEDLPQG, encoded by the coding sequence TTGGACATATTAAGTTTTTTATTTGTCATTATTTTAATCGCTTTAACTGCCTTTTTTGTAGCTTCGGAATTTTCGATCATAAGGGTTCGTAGCTCTAGGATCGATCAATTGATTGAAGAGGGAAACAAAAAAGCCATTGCGGCAAAGAAGGTTACATCCGATCTTGATGAGTACCTATCCGCGACACAGCTAGGTATTACCGTTACTGCCCTTGGATTGGGGTGGCTAGGACAGCCGACCATCCTCAAATTGGTTGGGCCTTTATTCAATGCCTTGAATATACCTCAAGAAGTCACAAGCATTCTGACATTTGTCATTTCATTTTCCCTGATTACGTTCCTGAATGTGGTTGTAGGTGAATTGGCTCCAAAGACGGTTGCCATCCAAAAGGCCGAGCAAGTGGCCTTGGCAATTGCCGGCCCGCTGATTTTTTTCCATAAGATTGCCTTTCCCTTCATCTGGGCCTTGAATCATTCTTCCCGATTCGTTGTCGGATTATTTGGCTTCAAGCCAGCATCCGAAAGCGAAATAGCCCATACGGAAGAAGAATTGCGCTTCATCTTATCAGATAGCTATAAAAGCGGAGAGATTAACCAGTCAGAATTTAAATATGTAAACAACATCTTTGAATTCGATGATCGTATTGCCAAAGAAATCATGGTTCCAAGGACAGAGATCATGACCATATCCAAAGATGAAACGGTACAGGAATTCGTCGATGTGGCCAAATTGGAAAAATACACTCGATATCCTGTTGTCGAAGGTGATAAAGACCATGTCATCGGCTTAGTGAACTTAAAGGAAGTTTTCTCGGATCTTATTAAAGATCGGGAAATCCATATCAAAGCGATTGAAAATTACGCTCGTCCGATTATTCGGGTAATGGAAAATATACCAATTCATGATTTGCTGTTAAAAATGCAAAAAGAACGCATTCATATGGCTATTTTGATGGATGAATACGGCGGAACTTCCGGACTTGTCACAGTCGAGGATATCCTCGAGGAAATCGTTGGGGAAATCCGTGATGAATTCGATATCGATGAGGTTGCCTCGATCAGGAAAATTAAAGATGGACATTATATTTTAGACTCTAAGCTTCTTGTTAAGGAAGTAAATGATTTACTTGGCATTCACTTAGAAGAAGATGATGTCGATACTATAGGCGGATGGGTCCTTACTGAAAATTATGATGTGAATGTAGGGGACATCATGGAAAAAGACGGATTCTGCTTTAAAGTGATTGAAATGGAAGATCACGCCATTCGTTCTATCGAGGTGACACAAAAGGTCGTACAGCTTTCTCTAGAAGAAGACCTTCCCCAAGGATAA
- a CDS encoding DedA family protein yields MSQLMMTILNWFAEMGYMGILLGLMVEILPSELVLGYGGYLVGLGKMNFWGAVLAGVAGGTMAQLFLYWAGYYGGRPFLLKYGKYILIKQNHIVNAEEWFQRYGVGVIFTARFIPVVRHAISIPAGIARMSVWKFIFYTVAAVIPWTILFLTLGRILGENWQQIREITEPYLIPAAGFSFILIMLYILWKKKSTPPIVTVKKMGRFPDK; encoded by the coding sequence ATATCACAGCTTATGATGACGATATTGAATTGGTTTGCGGAAATGGGGTATATGGGGATTTTATTGGGGCTGATGGTTGAAATCCTCCCGAGTGAGCTTGTTCTCGGATACGGTGGTTATTTGGTCGGCCTGGGGAAAATGAATTTTTGGGGAGCTGTTCTTGCAGGTGTTGCAGGCGGGACGATGGCACAACTATTTCTCTATTGGGCTGGTTATTATGGAGGACGGCCCTTTCTTTTGAAGTATGGAAAATATATTTTAATTAAACAAAATCACATTGTAAATGCTGAAGAGTGGTTTCAACGGTATGGCGTAGGCGTGATTTTTACGGCTCGATTCATTCCAGTGGTTCGTCATGCTATTTCCATCCCTGCCGGAATTGCGAGGATGTCCGTATGGAAGTTTATATTTTATACGGTTGCGGCTGTCATACCTTGGACAATATTGTTCCTGACCTTAGGAAGGATCCTCGGAGAGAATTGGCAGCAAATCCGGGAAATAACTGAACCTTATCTAATTCCGGCTGCTGGTTTTTCCTTTATCTTAATCATGCTTTATATTTTATGGAAAAAAAAGAGTACACCTCCAATCGTAACGGTCAAAAAAATGGGACGGTTTCCCGATAAATGA
- a CDS encoding Lmo0850 family protein: protein MNNQIINKYKDLGIHIEKTKSRQEIFTNVSQNDSSLLTIAAFTQFPKNGS, encoded by the coding sequence ATGAATAATCAAATAATCAACAAGTATAAAGATCTCGGGATTCATATTGAGAAAACGAAATCACGCCAGGAGATTTTCACTAATGTTTCACAAAATGATTCATCCTTACTCACCATAGCTGCTTTTACTCAATTCCCCAAAAACGGGAGCTAA
- a CDS encoding FixH family protein, translating into MKKLYMCTAMLLVILAGCQESEMPEDKEVNSAVPESMDASIVIKGKLEPGKEVILETTVKQGSQLVNEADEVLFEVRKSGQDKREMLEAKNTGSGMYQVMHTFEEQGKYIVVSHVTAKGLHVMPEKEVVVPEHESEGASVHPSTDVSIEFQSNPVKAGNSSNFEATVELNGKPLTNADVNFEVWKEGSEESHFTKAEEDGNGTYLNKVSFEESGTYKVQVHVEKDEVHEHQLQTIQVN; encoded by the coding sequence ATGAAAAAACTCTATATGTGTACTGCGATGTTGTTAGTTATACTGGCTGGTTGTCAAGAGTCTGAAATGCCAGAGGATAAAGAAGTGAACAGTGCTGTTCCTGAATCTATGGATGCATCAATTGTCATTAAAGGGAAATTAGAGCCTGGAAAAGAAGTCATTCTTGAAACGACCGTGAAACAGGGAAGCCAATTGGTGAATGAAGCTGATGAAGTACTGTTTGAAGTGAGAAAGTCCGGACAGGATAAACGCGAAATGCTTGAAGCGAAGAATACTGGAAGTGGCATGTATCAAGTGATGCATACTTTTGAAGAACAAGGAAAATATATTGTAGTCTCCCATGTAACGGCCAAAGGCCTTCATGTGATGCCTGAAAAAGAAGTTGTCGTTCCAGAACATGAAAGTGAAGGTGCATCGGTTCACCCTAGTACGGATGTATCTATCGAGTTTCAAAGTAACCCTGTAAAGGCAGGTAACAGTTCGAACTTTGAAGCGACAGTTGAATTGAATGGGAAGCCACTGACAAATGCAGATGTGAATTTCGAGGTGTGGAAGGAAGGCAGCGAAGAGAGTCATTTCACCAAAGCTGAAGAAGATGGAAATGGAACATATCTAAATAAGGTATCTTTCGAAGAATCGGGAACCTATAAGGTGCAGGTACATGTCGAAAAAGACGAAGTGCATGAACACCAACTGCAAACCATTCAAGTCAATTGA
- a CDS encoding YitT family protein encodes MKIMERMAAIIAGSMLVGVGINFFLIPYHLLDGGMIGIGLIFHYYIGLPTGLGVILSSIPLYIYAWYFEKKLFLNSLHGLLFSSLCIDIFSDAVTGWNIPIYVSAIIGGGLIGLGIGLMLRYGTSTGGTDMLAQILSRKSGLNVGLLIFFIDGCVLLCGLSVVGTSIFLYSFLTIIAVAMLTSVTVMRTI; translated from the coding sequence ATGAAAATCATGGAAAGGATGGCAGCAATCATTGCCGGCAGCATGCTTGTAGGAGTGGGAATCAATTTTTTTCTGATACCTTATCATTTATTGGATGGTGGCATGATAGGGATTGGGCTGATTTTTCATTACTATATAGGACTTCCGACAGGGCTGGGTGTGATTTTGAGCAGCATTCCATTATATATATATGCTTGGTACTTTGAAAAAAAACTATTTCTTAACAGCTTGCATGGCTTGCTTTTTTCCTCTTTATGCATCGATATTTTTTCCGACGCTGTCACCGGATGGAATATTCCGATCTATGTAAGTGCGATAATCGGGGGAGGGTTGATTGGACTTGGAATCGGCTTGATGCTTCGGTATGGGACCTCTACAGGCGGAACGGATATGTTGGCACAGATCCTTTCCAGGAAGAGCGGACTCAATGTAGGTTTGCTGATTTTTTTCATTGATGGATGCGTACTGCTTTGCGGACTGAGCGTTGTGGGGACTTCAATCTTTTTATATTCATTTTTAACGATCATCGCGGTAGCCATGCTAACTTCAGTCACAGTGATGCGAACCATTTAA
- a CDS encoding hemolysin family protein, protein MDIINLVLIAILIALTAFFVATEFAIVKVRSTRVDQLIEEGKPNALSAKKVISNLDEYLSTCQLGITVTALGLGVLGEPTVENILHPLLNQLNLPNSASHALSVAIAFSLITFIHVVVGELAPKTLAIQKAEQVTLLVSKPLIAFNKIMYPFIWVLNGSARTLTRMLGLKAVSEHDLAHTEEELRIIVSESYKSGEINQSEFKYVNKIFEFDDRIAKEIMVPRTEIATVSKDDTIQQFFTVMAEENFTRYPVIDGDKDHVIGMVNIKELFTEMIDKNNQAASTIDRYVRPIIRVIDSIPIHDLLLKMQKERIHMAILMDEYGGTSGLVTVEDILEEIVGDIRDEFDLDEVPDVRKLKEDHYIIDAKVLVSEVNDLLGLDINDEDIDTMGGWILTEDYEAKQGDILAYGPYNFRIKEMEDHHIRYIEIYKPAKVVSEVKEFPIISQTEIVS, encoded by the coding sequence TTGGACATAATAAACTTGGTTCTTATTGCCATTTTAATTGCTTTAACAGCATTTTTTGTAGCTACGGAGTTTGCGATTGTTAAAGTGAGAAGCACGAGGGTCGATCAATTAATTGAAGAAGGAAAGCCGAATGCTCTTTCAGCAAAAAAGGTCATATCTAACCTAGATGAATACCTCTCAACATGCCAGCTCGGAATTACAGTTACTGCTCTAGGGCTTGGGGTGCTTGGAGAACCGACAGTTGAAAACATTTTGCACCCACTCTTGAATCAATTGAATCTTCCAAATTCAGCTTCACATGCACTCTCGGTTGCAATTGCCTTTTCTTTAATTACCTTCATACATGTGGTTGTTGGGGAATTGGCACCAAAAACATTGGCAATTCAAAAAGCGGAGCAAGTAACTTTATTGGTTTCCAAACCTTTAATTGCTTTTAACAAAATCATGTATCCATTCATCTGGGTACTGAATGGCTCTGCTAGGACGCTTACAAGAATGCTAGGATTAAAAGCAGTTTCCGAACATGATTTGGCTCACACAGAAGAAGAGCTACGTATCATTGTTTCCGAAAGCTACAAAAGTGGCGAAATTAACCAATCAGAGTTTAAATATGTGAATAAAATTTTTGAATTCGATGATCGGATTGCAAAAGAAATCATGGTTCCACGTACAGAAATTGCAACGGTATCCAAAGATGATACGATCCAGCAGTTTTTCACCGTTATGGCGGAAGAGAACTTTACACGATATCCTGTCATTGATGGTGATAAAGATCATGTTATCGGAATGGTCAATATCAAAGAGCTATTCACTGAAATGATAGATAAGAACAATCAGGCAGCGTCAACGATCGATCGATATGTTCGTCCGATCATCCGTGTCATTGACAGTATCCCGATTCACGATTTACTTTTAAAAATGCAAAAGGAACGGATCCACATGGCTATCCTCATGGATGAATACGGCGGTACGTCAGGTTTGGTGACCGTTGAAGATATACTTGAAGAAATCGTTGGCGATATCCGAGATGAGTTCGACTTGGATGAAGTGCCGGATGTCCGCAAATTAAAAGAAGATCACTATATCATTGATGCCAAGGTATTAGTCAGTGAAGTGAATGATTTACTTGGATTGGATATCAATGATGAAGATATTGATACGATGGGCGGATGGATCCTTACCGAAGATTACGAGGCCAAACAAGGTGATATCCTGGCTTATGGTCCCTATAACTTTAGGATAAAAGAAATGGAAGATCACCATATTCGTTATATTGAAATATACAAACCAGCAAAAGTCGTAAGCGAAGTGAAAGAATTCCCGATAATATCACAAACCGAAATTGTGTCATGA
- the ytvI gene encoding sporulation integral membrane protein YtvI, with amino-acid sequence MNVTVFFRWFWRGILLLGILIVIPYSWALILALLTAILLDGLVRMIGETAKLHRFWAVLISFVIYVGGLMSITYFSFSVLIKKVIVYSEEFPGFIREVYLTAILPVIRQWERYSQTLPPNLIQSIEQTMEKGVRALEGFTEAFVQDMVQFVTLIPGFFIDFLIYLIALFLISLELPKLRKKAVLYLKSSTYQKISLVYQDLSMAAVGFIKAQILLSLITFIMAYGGLWLLNVRYTIPLALLIVVVDILPILGTGSVLVPWAAIVWAQGNHHLGVGLIILFLVITIIRRTIEPKIYSANMGLSPLSSLVSLYLGFKMLGFIGLFLGPSILIVYDTLKRAGVIKSNFKI; translated from the coding sequence GTGAATGTCACCGTCTTTTTCCGCTGGTTTTGGAGGGGTATTCTCCTTTTAGGCATATTAATCGTCATTCCCTATTCATGGGCTTTGATTTTAGCATTGCTAACCGCCATTCTTTTGGATGGATTGGTCCGCATGATTGGTGAAACGGCAAAGCTGCATCGGTTTTGGGCAGTATTGATTTCATTTGTTATATATGTAGGCGGGCTTATGAGCATCACTTATTTTTCCTTTTCGGTGTTAATCAAGAAGGTGATTGTCTATTCGGAAGAATTTCCTGGTTTCATACGTGAAGTGTATTTGACGGCTATATTGCCAGTCATTAGGCAATGGGAACGGTATTCCCAAACGTTGCCGCCAAATCTCATTCAATCAATAGAACAAACGATGGAAAAGGGAGTCAGGGCTTTAGAGGGGTTCACAGAGGCCTTTGTTCAGGATATGGTTCAGTTCGTTACACTCATTCCCGGATTTTTCATTGACTTTTTAATTTATTTAATCGCCTTATTCTTAATTAGTCTTGAATTGCCTAAGTTAAGAAAAAAGGCGGTCCTTTATTTAAAGTCATCCACTTATCAAAAGATTTCGCTAGTTTATCAAGATTTAAGTATGGCAGCCGTAGGCTTCATCAAGGCACAAATCCTGTTGAGTTTAATCACATTCATCATGGCTTATGGAGGACTATGGTTATTAAATGTGAGGTATACGATTCCATTGGCACTGTTAATAGTAGTTGTGGACATTCTTCCTATCTTGGGGACGGGATCTGTACTGGTTCCTTGGGCAGCGATAGTTTGGGCTCAAGGAAACCATCATCTAGGTGTGGGCCTCATCATCCTATTCCTGGTCATTACCATCATAAGAAGGACTATCGAACCGAAAATCTATTCAGCAAATATGGGATTGAGCCCTTTGTCATCGTTGGTCAGCCTTTATTTAGGATTTAAAATGCTTGGTTTCATTGGGCTTTTCCTTGGACCTTCGATACTGATCGTTTATGATACGTTAAAAAGGGCAGGTGTCATCAAATCTAACTTCAAAATATGA